TCTCGCATCCACTCCCAACTCTTTTGGTCTCTAAAGCGGATGGCAACCTCAAATAATGCTTTCCATTCTTCTATAGTAATTTGTTCATTTTCCATGATGTTTTTTCCTTTCATATTTTAATTAGAGTGCATCCGTAAAGTAGCCTTTTCGAGACGTCACGGACCATTCCGTGACGAATTGAAAGAATTATACATTGGAAAACTTAAGTCAATTTCAAAAAAACGGAACTTAACTCAAGATTTTCCTGCACCCGTAAACTACTATTTTATCAGTTATATAATAAACGGGTTTTCTCATCCGCTAACGTCGGTTGAAGGATTTTTTGCCATTGGGGACCATCCCATGTTCCTAATTGAGCATGCATATTGAAATATTTTTGTGGTATGGGATGAGTGCCGTAAACGACTTCGAGACCATATCTTGCTTTGATAAAATCTTGAAAATAAATGATATAAGGGCAAGGAGGATACCCTACAATTAGCCCAGTGGCAAGATGGATCACTTCTGCTCCGTTTCCCTTCATTTCTCCCACGGCATATTCAATATTACCGCCAGGGCAACCATCGCAAGAAGTATAACCAACAACTTCAACTTCCCTATTCTTGTATCTGCTAAACGCACCTTCTCTTT
Above is a window of Candidatus Cloacimonadota bacterium DNA encoding:
- a CDS encoding CGGC domain-containing protein encodes the protein MEEKIKIGIIICDRYRRCAGGKCFRALHKREGAFSRYKNREVEVVGYTSCDGCPGGNIEYAVGEMKGNGAEVIHLATGLIVGYPPCPYIIYFQDFIKARYGLEVVYGTHPIPQKYFNMHAQLGTWDGPQWQKILQPTLADEKTRLLYN